From one Planktothrix agardhii NIES-204 genomic stretch:
- the rpsD gene encoding 30S ribosomal protein S4 produces MARYRGPRLRIVRRLGDLPGLTRKSPRKAYPPGQHGQARRKRSEYAVRLEEKQKLRYNYGVSERQLLRYVRKARRAAGSTGQVLLQTLEMRLDNTIFRLGMAPTIPAARQLVSHGHVTVNGSRVNIPSYQCRPGELIGVRNTEKSRELVKANLQYPGLANIPGHLELDKEQLTAKVNSVIEREWVALQINELLVVEFYSRQA; encoded by the coding sequence ATGGCTCGATATAGAGGCCCCCGTCTGAGAATCGTTCGTCGTTTGGGCGATTTACCTGGATTAACTCGGAAATCCCCCAGAAAGGCCTATCCCCCTGGACAACACGGCCAAGCCCGTCGTAAACGTTCAGAATACGCGGTTCGGTTAGAAGAAAAACAAAAACTGCGCTATAACTACGGGGTTTCCGAGCGTCAGTTATTGCGTTATGTCCGTAAAGCTCGCCGCGCCGCCGGTTCCACGGGTCAAGTGTTGCTGCAAACCTTGGAAATGCGTTTGGATAATACCATTTTCCGTTTAGGAATGGCCCCCACAATTCCAGCGGCTCGTCAGTTAGTCAGCCATGGTCATGTTACCGTTAATGGTAGTCGTGTCAATATTCCTAGCTATCAATGCAGACCTGGGGAATTAATTGGTGTTAGAAATACCGAAAAATCCCGTGAACTGGTGAAAGCCAATTTACAATATCCCGGTTTAGCCAATATTCCTGGCCATCTGGAGTTGGACAAAGAACAATTAACTGCAAAGGTAAATAGCGTCATTGAACGGGAATGGGTGGCTTTACAAATTAATGAACTGTTAGTGGTTGAATTTTATTCTCGTCAAGCCTAA
- a CDS encoding GTP cyclohydrolase subunit MoaA produces the protein MNLVDYLRISLIDRCNFRCQYCMPEGTEINYILQQNLLTLDELLTLLQEVFIPVGFTRFRLTGGEPLLRLGVVELVKQINAFPETKDVAMTTNGFLLAEMAEDLYNAGLRRINISLDSLDADIFDQIIGNRGRSRWQQVWAGIQAAYQVGFNPLKLNVVVIPGVNDHEVLDLAKLTIERQWHVRFIEFMPIGNNDLFVDRGWISSEQLRQQIREKWGLEASQVKGNGPADVFQIPGAKGTLGFISQMSECFCDRCNRMRFSADGWLRPCLLNETGQIDLKTPLRQGATFEELREKVSNLLGIKPDINFKQRDSGTTGNYARTMSQIGG, from the coding sequence ATGAACCTCGTTGATTATCTTCGCATTAGTTTAATTGACCGTTGCAACTTTCGGTGTCAATATTGTATGCCCGAAGGCACGGAAATTAATTACATCCTACAACAGAATTTATTAACTTTGGATGAACTCCTAACCCTGTTACAAGAGGTATTTATCCCGGTTGGATTTACTCGATTTCGCTTAACTGGAGGTGAACCTTTATTGCGTCTTGGGGTGGTGGAATTGGTGAAACAAATTAATGCTTTTCCTGAAACCAAAGATGTGGCAATGACAACAAATGGTTTTTTATTAGCAGAAATGGCAGAGGATTTATATAATGCTGGACTGCGACGGATTAATATTAGTTTAGATTCCCTTGATGCTGATATTTTTGATCAAATTATCGGCAACCGAGGACGCAGCCGATGGCAACAGGTTTGGGCAGGAATACAAGCCGCTTATCAAGTCGGTTTTAACCCCTTAAAATTAAACGTAGTGGTCATTCCTGGGGTGAATGATCATGAAGTTTTGGATTTAGCAAAATTAACCATAGAACGACAATGGCACGTTAGATTTATTGAATTTATGCCCATTGGAAATAATGATTTATTTGTCGATCGCGGTTGGATTTCTTCAGAACAATTACGCCAACAAATTCGCGAAAAATGGGGTTTAGAAGCCTCACAGGTGAAGGGAAACGGCCCTGCGGATGTATTTCAAATTCCTGGAGCGAAAGGAACATTAGGATTTATTAGTCAGATGTCTGAATGTTTTTGCGATCGCTGTAACCGCATGAGATTCTCCGCCGATGGTTGGTTACGACCTTGTTTATTAAATGAAACCGGACAAATCGACTTAAAAACTCCTCTGCGTCAGGGTGCGACGTTTGAGGAGTTAAGAGAAAAGGTAAGTAACCTATTAGGAATTAAACCCGATATTAATTTTAAACAACGGGACTCTGGTACAACGGGAAATTATGCCCGTACCATGTCCCAAATTGGAGGATAG